A window of Acidobacteriota bacterium genomic DNA:
ACAATCGCCCCCGCCTCCGCGGCGGCTGACGACGCAGCGGGCCAGACCAGCATGCCCACCAGCAGCGCGACCATCACGTCTAGTACCCCCCTTTGTAGTCGAGAAGAACCTCGGGGTGCTGCATCAGCCCAAGCAGCATCTTCGTCATGACGGCCAGGACAACGATCGCCATGAGGATCTTGAGCTGCTCGGCTCCGAGGCGCTTTCCGAGGCGCACGCCGATCTGCGCGCCCAGGACCGACCCGACCAGCAGCAAGAGGGCCAGGACGAAGTCGACGGTGTGATTGAGCGCGGCCTGCAGCACCGTCACGTTGATGCACGTGAAAAGGACCTGGAACAGGCTGGTGGCGACGACGACGTGGATCGGCATCCGCAGGAGGTAAATCATCACTGGCACCATGATGAATCCTCCGCCGACGCCCATAATGGCGGCCAGGATGCCCACGAGCACGCCGAGCAGGAGCGGCAAGAGGGCTGACACCGACACCTTCGACCTGGGGAAGTGCATCTTCCAGGGCAAAGCCTCCACGGCCCGGCGGTAGATGGAGTGGCGCACGGACACTACTCGTCTGCGCCGCTGCCGCATCGAGGTCAGGCTCTCGAAGAACATGTACGCCCCGATGCCGCCCAGCATCACGACGTACACGACCGTGATGACGAAACCGGCCTCCCCAAGGCCGCGCAG
This region includes:
- a CDS encoding sulfite exporter TauE/SafE family protein, whose translation is MMYIYLPIAGNAVNALLLVGLGGLVGLLSGLFGVGGGFLMTPLLMMLGIPAAVAAASDSNQIVAASASGCYAHFREGNIDFKMGLLMLVGGLAGGSVGVQLIKMLRGLGEAGFVITVVYVVMLGGIGAYMFFESLTSMRQRRRRVVSVRHSIYRRAVEALPWKMHFPRSKVSVSALLPLLLGVLVGILAAIMGVGGGFIMVPVMIYLLRMPIHVVVATSLFQVLFTCINVTVLQAALNHTVDFVLALLLLVGSVLGAQIGVRLGKRLGAEQLKILMAIVVLAVMTKMLLGLMQHPEVLLDYKGGY